One Calditerricola satsumensis DNA window includes the following coding sequences:
- a CDS encoding IS1182 family transposase has translation LFGIRSMRQTIKEIETNIAYRWFLGYDLTQPIPHFTTFGKNYVRRFKGTDLFERIFTRILEEACHHGLVDPSVLYIDSTHVKANANKRKFIKRLVQEEGKKYQELLEEEINQDRVAHGKKPLPKKFKAVWKEVKQSTTDPDSGWFVKNEKEQTFAYSFHVASDQNGFVVSAVVTAANVHDSQVFTDVFEQAVKHVGKPSAVAVDAGYKTPYISKYLLDQQVRPVMPYTRPHTKDGRYRKQDYVYDEYYDCYLCPVGQVLTYETTTREGYRIYRSDATTCRSCPFRSQCTESHDAVKRVSRHIWAHYMEEVEHLRHTEVNKRLYARRKETIERVFADLKEKHGLRWTTLRGLEKVTMQAMLVFACMNLKKLANWLWRLGKTGRHALNFDIFLSYTNYKKTPSATLAPREFVCSLEIISFLSALKIRRLKYP, from the coding sequence ATCTGTTCGGCATCCGTTCCATGCGTCAAACCATCAAGGAAATCGAAACCAATATCGCCTATCGGTGGTTTTTGGGATACGATCTCACCCAGCCCATTCCCCATTTCACGACGTTTGGGAAAAACTACGTCCGCCGATTCAAAGGTACCGACCTGTTTGAAAGGATCTTTACGCGCATTCTCGAAGAAGCCTGCCATCACGGGCTTGTGGACCCTTCCGTGCTGTATATTGATTCCACCCATGTCAAAGCCAACGCCAACAAGAGAAAATTCATCAAGCGGCTCGTTCAGGAAGAAGGAAAGAAATATCAAGAACTTCTGGAAGAGGAAATCAACCAGGACCGCGTAGCGCACGGGAAAAAGCCGTTGCCAAAAAAGTTTAAAGCCGTCTGGAAGGAGGTGAAGCAAAGCACCACTGATCCGGACAGCGGCTGGTTTGTCAAAAACGAAAAGGAACAGACGTTCGCTTACTCCTTCCATGTGGCCAGCGACCAAAACGGCTTTGTCGTCAGTGCCGTCGTCACGGCCGCCAACGTTCATGACAGTCAGGTCTTCACAGATGTGTTCGAGCAAGCCGTCAAGCACGTCGGAAAACCCAGCGCTGTCGCGGTGGATGCAGGGTATAAAACACCTTATATCAGCAAGTACCTCTTGGACCAACAGGTCCGTCCGGTCATGCCGTATACTCGTCCCCACACAAAAGACGGAAGGTATCGAAAGCAGGATTACGTGTACGATGAGTACTACGATTGCTATCTTTGTCCTGTCGGACAAGTGCTTACCTACGAAACCACGACCCGTGAGGGTTACAGAATCTATCGTTCCGATGCCACGACATGTCGCTCTTGTCCGTTCCGCTCCCAGTGCACTGAAAGCCACGACGCGGTTAAGCGCGTGAGCCGCCATATCTGGGCTCATTACATGGAGGAAGTGGAGCACCTGCGACATACAGAAGTGAATAAACGCCTATATGCACGCCGAAAGGAAACGATTGAGCGTGTGTTTGCGGATCTCAAGGAGAAGCATGGCTTGCGTTGGACCACGTTGCGTGGGTTGGAAAAAGTGACAATGCAGGCAATGCTTGTTTTTGCTTGTATGAATTTGAAGAAACTAGCGAATTGGTTATGGAGGTTAGGAAAAACAGGGCGTCATGCCCTTAATTTCGATATCTTTCTTTCGTACACAAACTACAAGAAAACTCCCTCGGCTACGTT